In Cicer arietinum cultivar CDC Frontier isolate Library 1 chromosome 1, Cicar.CDCFrontier_v2.0, whole genome shotgun sequence, one DNA window encodes the following:
- the LOC101503246 gene encoding organic cation/carnitine transporter 4-like has translation MATTVSSESNYRLGTNPARPTKMHIDEMLQNYCGEFGPWQLKQFILTSIAWILMAFHSMVMIFADREPHWNCLDNSSCDAASHNVCSLQTDLWEWTGGRGSSTVSEWGLICSEKYKVGLVHSLFFVGSLIGAGIFGHLSDSFLGRRGCLAVVCALNGVFGCLTPFFPNYWTYALFRLLTGFSTGGVGLCAFVLVTEPVGPTKRGVVGISTFYFFSGGIAILSGIAYIFQKWRHLYIASSIPSFLYLLLVLPFLSESPRWYLVRGRVSEAMKLMSTIASFNGKHIPEGVILALDDEVSAAKENELCNNQSYMENKDPLGGSIVDVIRSPITRKRLLVTAALNFFGGLVYYGLTLNVANFKVNLYLNVLLNSMGEMPAFMITTMLVDRLGRKPLIVGTMWFSGLFCLMGSLMRNIGVWKVIKMVCGVLGIFGMAGTYNILFIYTAELFPTVVRNSALGCNAQAAQLGAILAPFVVVLGGCFPFVVFALCGIVGGVFVFFMPETMNMPLYDTFHGLENGHP, from the exons ATGGCCACCACGGTGTCCTCAGAATCCAATTACCGTTTAGGGACTAATCCGGCACGGCCGACGAAGATGCATATCGACGAGATGTTGCAGAATTACTGCGGCGAGTTCGGTCCGTGGCAACTAAAACAATTTATCTTAACAAGCATTGCATGGATCCTCATGGCTTTTCATTCCATGGTCATGATTTTTGCCGATCGTGAACCCCATTGGAATTGTCTTGATAATTCTAGTTGTGATGCCGCTTCTCATAACGTCTGTTCCCTCCAAACGGATTTGTGGGAGTGGACCGGAGGCCGCGGAAGCTCCACCGTGTCGGAGTGGGGTTTGATTTGTAGTGAAAAATATAAGGTTGGATTGGTTCATTCCTTGTTCTTCGTTGGCTCTTTGATTG GTGCTGGAATATTTGGACATCTCTCGGACTCTTTCCTAGGAAGACGAGGGTGTTTAGCAGTGGTTTGTGCCCTAAATGGAGTTTTTGGTTGCTTAACACCATTCTTTCCAAATTATTGGACCTATGCTCTCTTCCGCCTCCTTACTGGTTTTAGCACCGGAGGCGTTGGCCTTTGCGCCTTCGTTCTCGTCACTGAACCCGTTGGTCCAACCAAGCGCGGCGTCGTTGGAATCTCCACCTTTTACTTCTTCTCCGGCGGCATTGCTATTCTCTCCGGCATAGCCTATATCTTTCAAAAATGGCGCCATCTCTACATCGCTTCCTCTATCCCCTCCTTTCTTTACCTTCTCCTTGTGCTTCCTTTCCTATCCGAGTCCCCAAGATG GTACCTTGTTCGTGGGAGGGTAAGCGAGGCCATGAAGCTTATGTCAACCATTGCATCTTTCAATGGGAAGCACATTCCCGAAGGGGTTATCCTTGCACTAGATGATGAAGTGTCAGCAGCTAAAGAAAATGAGTTATGCAACAATCAAAGTTATATGGAAAATAAGGATCCACTAGGTGGGTCCATTGTGGATGTGATACGCTCCCCAATCACACGTAAAAGGTTATTGGTAACCGCGGCACTTAACTTTTTTGGTGGTTTAGTATACTATGGTCTCACCTTAAATGTGGCAAATTTCAAAGTCAACCTTTATCTAAATGTGTTGTTGAATTCTATGGGGGAAATGCCAGCTTTTATGATAACAACAATGTTAGTTGATAGGTTAGGAAGGAAACCATTGATTGTAGGGACAATGTGGTTTAGTGGATTATTTTGCTTGATGGGGAGTTTGATGAGAAATATTGGGGTgtggaaagtaattaaaatgGTGTGTGGTGTTTTGGGGATATTTGGGATGGCAGGAACTTATAACATATTGTTTATTTACACGGCGGAGTTGTTTCCTACGGTGGTGAGGAATTCCGCCCTTGGTTGTAATGCGCAGGCGGCGCAATTAGGGGCTATATTGGCACCATTTGTGGTTGTTTTGGGAGGTTGTTTTCCGTTTGTGGTGTTTGCTCTATGTGGAATTGTGGGTGGagtttttgtgttttttatgcCTGAGACCATGAACATGCCTCTCTATGATACATTTCATGGATTGGAGAATGGACATCCATAA
- the LOC101492800 gene encoding indole-3-acetic acid-amido synthetase GH3.6-like, with product MPIPRDTVINYDLSQQNKKILDFIEDVSAKADEIQKKVLAEILSRNANVEYLQRHGLNGQTDSETFKKLIPIITYEDIQHDINRIANGDTSSILTSNPISNFLTSSGTSGGERKLMPATEEEFERRYMLYSLLMPIMSQFVPDLEKGKGMYLMFIKNESKTPSGIMASPVLTNYYKSSHFCNRLYDPYTNFTSPNETVLCLDSYQSMYSQLLCGLCQNYEVFRVGAVFASGLIRAIRFLEKHWSLLCNDIRMGTINALVTESSVREAVMKILKPNKNLADFIQGECSKNCWQGIITRLWPNTKYVDVIVTGTMSQYIPTLDYYSNGLPLVCTMYASSECYFGVNLNPLCKPSHVAYTLIPTMCYYEFLPVNRSNEVTGSISTPTTKFLNEKDHQELVDLVDVKLGQEYELVVTTYAGLYRYKVGDVLKVTGFKNKAPQFSFVCRKNVVLSIDSDKTDEVELQNAMKNAITHLVPFDADVAEYTSFADTTTIPGHYVLYWELNLKGSTIIPHCVYEDCCLTIEESLNSVYRQGRVSDKSIGPLEIKIVEQGTFDKLMDYAIGLGASINQYKTPRCVKFAPVVELLNSRVTSNYFSPKCPKWIPGHKEWINERIEE from the exons ATGCCTATTCCAAGAGACACCGTCATAAACTATGATCTCTCAcaacaaaacaagaaaattCTTGACTTCATAGAGGATGTTAGTGCAAAAGCTGATGAAATCCAAAAGAAGGTTCTAGCTGAAATTCTCTCTCGAAATGCAAATGTTGAATACTTGCAAAGACATGGTCTCAATGGCCAAACAGATAGTGAGACCTTTAAGAAACTTATTCCTATCATAACCTATGAAGATATTCAACATGATATTAACCGTATTGCCAATGGTGACACTTCTTCAATCCTTACCTCAAACCCCATTTCAAACTTTCTCACTAG CTCAGGAACATCTGGTGGGGAGAGAAAGTTGATGCCAGCTACTGAAGAAGAATTTGAGAGAAGGTATATGTTATATAGTTTGTTGATGCCAATAATGAGTCAATTTGTCCCTGACTTAGAAAAAGGCAAAGGAATGTATTTAATGTTCATAAAGAATGAATCAAAAACACCGAGTGGTATTATGGCTAGTCCAGTTCTCACAAACTATTACAAAAGTTCTCATTTTTGTAATAGACTTTATGATCCATATACAAACTTCACAAGTCCAAATGAGACTGTACTTTGTCTTGACTCGTACCAAAGCATGTATTCACAGCTTCTATGTGGTCTTTGTCAAAACTACGAGGTTTTTCGCGTTGGAGCTGTTTTTGCTTCTGGCCTAATTCGTGCCATTCGTTTTCTCGAAAAACACTGGTCACTTCTTTGTAATGATATACGAATGGGGACTATCAACGCCCTTGTTACCGAAAGTTCGGTTCGAGAGGCCGTGATGAAGATCCTTAAACCTAACAAAAATCTTGCTGATTTTATTCAAGGTGAGTGTAGCAAAAATTGTTGGCAAGGTATTATTACTAGGTTGTGGCCTAATACTAAGTATGTTGATGTTATTGTGACTGGAACAATGTCACAATACATTCCTACTTTGGATTACTATAGTAATGGACTACCACTTGTTTGTACTATGTATGCTTCTAGTGAATGTTACTTTGGTGTTAATCTTAATCCCCTTTGTAAACCTAGCCATGTGGCTTATACCCTTATCCCTACCATGTGCTACTATGAATTTTTACCTGTGAATAGAAGTAATGAGGTCACTGGTTCAATCTCAACACCAACAACAAAATTTCTTAATGAGAAAGATCATCAAGAGTTGGTGGATCTTGTTGATGTCAAACTTGGCCAAGAATATGAACTTGTTGTTACTACTTATGCTG GACTATATAGGTACAAAGTGGGTGATGTGTTAAAAGTAACTGGATTCAAGAACAAGGCACCACAATTTTCCTTTGTATGCAGAAAAAATGTTGTTCTAAGCATAGATTCCGACAAAACAGATGAAGTTGAACTTCAAAATGCAATGAAAAATGCAATTACACATTTGGTACCATTTGATGCAGATGTGGCTGAATACACTAGTTTTGCAGATACAACAACAATTCCAGGACACTATGTGTTGTATTGGGAACTAAATCTCAAAGGGTCAACAATAATTCCTCATTGTGTGTACGAGGATTGTTGTTTAACGATTGAAGAATCATTGAACAGTGTTTATCGACAAGGTCGTGTCTCAGATAAATCAATTGGGCCACTTGAGATTAAGATTGTGGAACAGGGGACATTTGATAAGCTTATGGATTATGCTATTGGTTTAGGAGCATCAATTAATCAATACAAGACTCCTAGGTGTGTCAAATTTGCACCTGTTGTTGAGTTGTTGAATTCAAGAGTTACATCAAATTATTTTAGTCCTAAGTGCCCAAAATGGATTCCTGGTCACAAGGAATGGATCAATGAGAGAATTGAAGAGTAA